Proteins encoded in a region of the Geobacillus genomosp. 3 genome:
- a CDS encoding DUF2584 domain-containing protein, producing the protein MGMPMELQTIIVTKGREQRIQDNLFRLEKEGYRLYPLDVPLEVRRTVQSEASGVAVVRKLEWEDNRTTVTYELVSLYSTN; encoded by the coding sequence ATGGGCATGCCGATGGAATTGCAGACGATCATTGTGACAAAAGGGCGAGAACAGCGCATCCAAGACAATTTGTTTCGGCTCGAAAAAGAAGGCTACCGCTTATACCCGCTCGACGTGCCGCTTGAAGTGCGCCGCACCGTGCAAAGCGAAGCGAGCGGCGTCGCGGTCGTGAGAAAGCTCGAATGGGAAGACAACCGGACGACGGTGACGTACGAGCTCGTCAGCCTGTATTCGACGAATTGA
- a CDS encoding alpha/beta hydrolase family protein, with protein sequence MDGDILDCYRFPSPHPGIDVFVVTYMAQGLKVKGMLAAPKSKDVYDGLLYLRGGIKRVGQVRVPRLVEFASHGFVVFAPLYRGNGGGEGNEDFAGDDRYDAIAGLHLLRRHPLVHPGRVHLFGFSRGGAMALHAAVMADAVCSVAVWGGVADMALTYQERPDLRRMMKRVIGGAPNKYPERYRCRTPLYHLERLQAPVLIIHGERDENVSIEHAYRLERRLKQLGKPVTAWYFPEFTHYFPPPANRETVKRLTRWMKQQPTV encoded by the coding sequence ATGGACGGGGACATCCTCGACTGCTATCGATTTCCGTCGCCGCATCCGGGAATCGACGTGTTTGTCGTCACTTATATGGCGCAAGGGCTGAAAGTGAAAGGAATGTTGGCGGCGCCGAAGTCAAAAGACGTGTATGACGGGCTGTTGTATTTGCGCGGCGGGATCAAGCGTGTCGGACAAGTGCGGGTGCCGCGCCTTGTCGAATTCGCGTCGCACGGCTTTGTCGTCTTCGCTCCGCTTTACCGCGGCAACGGGGGCGGGGAAGGAAACGAAGATTTCGCCGGCGACGACCGCTATGACGCCATCGCCGGGCTTCACCTCCTTCGGCGCCACCCGCTCGTCCACCCTGGGCGCGTCCATCTGTTCGGCTTCTCGCGCGGCGGGGCGATGGCGCTTCATGCCGCCGTGATGGCCGATGCGGTCTGTTCGGTCGCGGTCTGGGGCGGGGTGGCCGATATGGCGCTCACGTATCAAGAGCGGCCCGATTTGCGGCGGATGATGAAGCGCGTCATCGGCGGGGCGCCGAACAAATATCCGGAGCGCTACCGCTGCCGCACGCCGCTTTATCATCTCGAGCGGCTCCAAGCCCCGGTGCTCATCATCCACGGCGAGCGGGATGAAAACGTCTCCATTGAGCACGCCTATCGGCTTGAGCGGCGGCTCAAGCAGCTCGGCAAACCGGTGACCGCATGGTACTTCCCCGAGTTCACCCACTATTTCCCGCCGCCGGCGAACCGCGAGACGGTGAAAAGGCTTACCCGATGGATGAAACAACAGCCGACAGTGTGA
- a CDS encoding ABC transporter substrate-binding protein, which yields MKKWAIWLCSLLLLLPLSACGANSGGGGKPLENVRLAEVTRSIFYAPQYVALAKGFFKEEGLDVELTTTWGGDKTMTTLLSGGADIALVGSETSIYVYAQGTDDPVINFAQLTQTDGTFLVSRHKIDHFSWEMLKGSTFLGQRKGGMPQMVGEFVLKQHGIDPHTDLNLIQNVDFANIPNAFASGTGDFVQLFEPTASLFEQEGKGYIVASFGTESGRVPYTSYMARQSYMNEHKDIIEKFTRALYKAQQWVDSHSAAEIAEVIQPYFQDTDLALIEKVVDRYKSQGTYATDPILDEEEWNNLQNIMAEAGELPKRIDLNTLVDSSFAKNAMNTQ from the coding sequence ATGAAAAAATGGGCGATCTGGCTTTGTTCGCTTCTTTTGCTTTTGCCGCTTTCCGCCTGCGGCGCCAACAGCGGCGGCGGGGGCAAGCCGCTTGAAAACGTGCGGCTCGCCGAGGTGACGCGCTCGATTTTTTACGCGCCTCAATACGTCGCCTTGGCGAAAGGGTTCTTCAAGGAAGAAGGGCTCGATGTCGAGCTGACGACGACATGGGGCGGCGACAAAACGATGACGACGCTCCTTTCCGGCGGCGCCGACATCGCGCTGGTCGGGTCGGAAACGTCCATTTATGTGTATGCGCAAGGGACGGACGATCCGGTCATCAATTTCGCGCAGTTGACGCAAACTGACGGCACGTTCCTCGTCTCGCGCCACAAAATTGACCATTTCTCTTGGGAAATGTTGAAAGGAAGCACGTTCCTCGGCCAACGGAAAGGCGGCATGCCGCAAATGGTCGGCGAATTTGTGTTGAAACAACACGGCATTGATCCGCACACCGATTTGAACCTCATTCAAAACGTCGACTTTGCCAACATTCCGAACGCGTTTGCGAGCGGCACCGGCGATTTCGTCCAGCTGTTTGAGCCGACCGCAAGCCTTTTCGAACAAGAAGGAAAAGGGTATATCGTCGCCTCATTCGGCACGGAATCCGGACGCGTCCCGTACACTTCGTATATGGCGCGGCAAAGCTATATGAACGAACATAAAGACATCATCGAAAAATTTACGCGCGCCCTTTACAAAGCGCAACAATGGGTCGACTCGCACAGCGCCGCGGAGATTGCCGAAGTCATTCAGCCGTATTTTCAAGACACCGATTTGGCTTTGATCGAAAAAGTCGTCGACCGGTACAAAAGCCAAGGCACGTACGCGACCGATCCGATTTTGGATGAAGAAGAATGGAACAACTTGCAAAACATTATGGCCGAAGCCGGCGAGCTGCCGAAGCGCATCGACCTGAACACGCTTGTCGATTCGTCGTTTGCCAAAAACGCGATGAACACGCAATGA
- a CDS encoding ABC transporter ATP-binding protein, translating into MFLSVDRLSHTYFTKTTAVTALADVSLSVEKGEFVSFLGPSGCGKTTLLSIIAGLIEPTEGTVLIEGEPLWPGGADARAARRAVGYMLQQDYLFPWKTIEENVLLGLKLTGTLTAATRERALALLADIGLGGVESYHPGQLSGGMRQRAALVRTLATDPKLLLLDEPFSALDQQTKLKLEELVWTTLRQYGKTAVLVTHDIEEAIAMSDRIFLLSPRPGRLVRTFAIPDELRRCPPLAARRHPAFSPLFQSIWKEMEALESSS; encoded by the coding sequence ATGTTTCTTTCTGTCGACCGCCTCTCGCACACGTATTTTACGAAAACGACCGCCGTCACCGCGCTCGCTGATGTGTCGCTGTCCGTCGAGAAAGGGGAGTTCGTCTCCTTTCTCGGCCCAAGCGGCTGCGGCAAAACGACGCTGCTGTCGATCATCGCCGGATTGATCGAACCGACGGAAGGGACGGTGCTCATTGAAGGCGAACCGCTCTGGCCGGGCGGAGCAGACGCCCGGGCGGCGCGGCGCGCGGTCGGCTACATGCTTCAGCAAGACTACTTGTTCCCGTGGAAAACGATCGAAGAAAACGTCCTCCTCGGCTTGAAGCTGACCGGCACGCTCACCGCCGCGACGAGAGAGCGGGCGCTGGCGCTGCTCGCTGACATCGGGCTTGGCGGCGTGGAATCGTATCACCCGGGCCAGCTGTCCGGCGGCATGCGCCAACGGGCGGCGCTTGTGCGCACGTTGGCGACCGATCCGAAACTGCTGTTGCTCGATGAGCCGTTTTCCGCCCTTGACCAGCAGACGAAGCTGAAATTGGAAGAGCTCGTCTGGACGACGCTGCGGCAATACGGAAAAACAGCCGTCTTGGTCACCCATGACATCGAAGAAGCCATCGCCATGAGCGACCGCATTTTCTTGCTTTCGCCGCGTCCGGGCCGCCTCGTGCGGACGTTTGCCATTCCCGATGAACTGCGGCGCTGCCCGCCGCTTGCCGCCCGCCGGCATCCGGCGTTTTCGCCATTGTTCCAATCCATTTGGAAGGAGATGGAGGCTCTTGAATCAAGCTCCTGA
- a CDS encoding ABC transporter permease: MNQAPDRIQSLHREHLAALRKERRVIRFWQAVLLVAFFAVWEAASRFHWVDPLLFSSPSAIVKLFVEKLGDHSLFVHTWATLFETLLGFLIGTVGGALIGAVLWWFPRLAKTLDPYLVVFNAMPKVALGPILIVALGPGFTSIIAMGVVISIIITTIVVYSSFQEVDPNYLKVLRTFGATRYQCFKEAVLPASFPAIISTLKVNVGLAWVGVITGEFLVSKQGLGYLIIYGFQVFNFTLVLMSLLIVALLSTVMYQLVAIIEKKWNSRR; encoded by the coding sequence TTGAATCAAGCTCCTGACCGCATCCAGTCGCTGCACCGTGAACATCTCGCCGCACTGCGCAAAGAGCGGCGGGTGATCCGCTTTTGGCAGGCGGTGCTGCTTGTCGCCTTTTTCGCCGTCTGGGAAGCCGCCAGCCGCTTCCACTGGGTCGATCCGCTCTTGTTCAGCTCACCGTCGGCCATCGTCAAGCTGTTTGTCGAAAAACTCGGCGATCATTCGCTGTTTGTCCACACGTGGGCGACGCTGTTTGAAACGTTGCTCGGCTTTCTGATCGGCACCGTCGGCGGGGCGCTCATCGGCGCGGTCCTTTGGTGGTTTCCGCGCCTGGCGAAAACGCTCGATCCATATTTGGTCGTCTTTAACGCCATGCCGAAAGTAGCGCTCGGGCCGATTTTGATCGTCGCCCTCGGGCCGGGATTTACGTCGATTATCGCCATGGGCGTCGTCATTTCGATCATCATCACAACGATTGTCGTCTATTCGTCGTTTCAAGAAGTCGACCCGAACTATTTGAAAGTGCTGCGGACGTTCGGCGCCACCCGCTACCAATGCTTTAAAGAGGCGGTGCTGCCGGCGTCGTTTCCGGCGATCATTTCGACGTTGAAAGTCAACGTCGGCCTCGCCTGGGTCGGCGTCATCACCGGCGAATTTCTCGTCTCCAAGCAAGGGCTCGGCTATTTAATCATTTACGGCTTCCAAGTGTTCAACTTTACGCTCGTATTAATGAGCCTGCTCATTGTCGCCTTGTTGTCGACCGTCATGTACCAGCTTGTCGCCATCATCGAGAAAAAGTGGAACAGCCGCCGTTAA
- the ytkD gene encoding RNA deprotection pyrophosphohydrolase — MHEFRDYYGHRVRLAFTADPFSASPGHVWVICRYGGRWLLTDHPYRGWEFPGGKVEQGERAEEAAVREVMEETGGVVGSLHYLGQYHVEPDIVKTIYFADIARLTERSSYWETNGPVLLEALPADIRADSRFSYLMKDDVLALSLVELRRRGWIG; from the coding sequence ATGCATGAATTTCGCGATTACTACGGGCATCGCGTCCGGCTGGCGTTTACGGCCGATCCGTTTTCCGCCTCTCCCGGGCATGTGTGGGTCATTTGCCGCTATGGCGGCCGATGGCTGTTGACCGATCATCCATACCGCGGCTGGGAGTTTCCCGGCGGCAAAGTCGAACAAGGGGAGCGGGCGGAAGAAGCCGCCGTCCGCGAGGTGATGGAGGAGACGGGGGGCGTGGTCGGGTCGCTTCATTATCTCGGCCAATATCACGTCGAGCCCGATATCGTCAAAACCATTTATTTCGCGGACATTGCCCGGCTCACGGAGCGGTCGTCGTATTGGGAAACGAACGGCCCGGTGCTGCTTGAGGCGCTTCCGGCTGACATCCGCGCCGATTCGCGCTTCAGCTATTTGATGAAAGACGATGTGCTGGCGCTTTCGCTCGTGGAGCTCCGGCGGCGCGGCTGGATCGGCTGA
- a CDS encoding phage holin family protein, protein MNKPIPMLGVSLFGSLVSLFVGSVDSFVVILLALVIVDYITGIVASAMEGALSSQVGFRGIVRKLLIFVLVAVAHLVDVAIGWNMHLIRDAIVFFYIANEFISIVENAGRAGVPIPSVLRKAIQLLKDEMK, encoded by the coding sequence GTGAACAAGCCAATCCCGATGCTCGGCGTTTCATTGTTTGGCTCGCTCGTGTCGCTTTTTGTCGGCAGCGTGGACTCATTTGTCGTAATTTTATTGGCGCTGGTCATTGTCGATTATATCACCGGCATTGTCGCCAGCGCGATGGAAGGGGCGTTGTCAAGCCAAGTCGGCTTCCGCGGCATCGTCCGGAAACTGTTGATTTTCGTGTTGGTGGCGGTGGCGCATTTGGTCGATGTGGCGATCGGATGGAACATGCATTTGATTCGCGATGCGATCGTGTTCTTCTATATCGCCAATGAGTTCATCTCCATCGTCGAAAACGCCGGCCGGGCCGGCGTGCCGATCCCGTCGGTGCTGCGCAAAGCCATTCAGCTGTTGAAAGATGAGATGAAATAA
- a CDS encoding Dps family protein — protein MTKPLTDIVNKQIANWTVLYVKLHNYHWYVTGPQFFTLHEKFEQLYNEAAGHIDALAERLLALGGKPVATMKDCLEQASVKEATGTETAEQMVAAIAGDFETMTGELKEGMQVAEETGDETTGDMLLGIHRSLEKHIWMLKSFLGR, from the coding sequence ATGACCAAACCGTTAACGGACATTGTCAACAAACAAATCGCCAACTGGACCGTTTTGTACGTGAAATTGCACAACTACCATTGGTACGTCACCGGTCCGCAGTTTTTCACGCTTCATGAAAAGTTTGAGCAGCTGTACAACGAAGCGGCCGGCCATATTGACGCGCTCGCCGAGCGGCTGCTGGCGTTGGGCGGCAAGCCGGTGGCGACGATGAAAGACTGCCTTGAGCAGGCGTCCGTCAAAGAAGCGACCGGAACGGAGACGGCCGAGCAGATGGTCGCCGCCATTGCCGGCGACTTTGAAACGATGACCGGCGAGCTGAAAGAAGGCATGCAAGTGGCGGAGGAAACCGGCGACGAAACGACAGGCGATATGCTGCTTGGCATTCACCGCAGTTTGGAAAAACATATTTGGATGTTGAAATCGTTTTTGGGACGATAA
- the ytzI gene encoding YtzI protein has translation MYWTLAISLIIVAVILAAAVVTTSKAYGYKHTVDPLPEEQDDKQQAGPKQPH, from the coding sequence ATGTACTGGACGTTGGCCATTTCTCTCATCATTGTGGCCGTCATTTTGGCGGCGGCGGTCGTCACCACCTCGAAAGCGTACGGGTACAAACATACGGTGGACCCGCTCCCTGAGGAACAAGACGACAAACAACAAGCCGGCCCGAAGCAGCCGCACTAG
- a CDS encoding S-ribosylhomocysteine lyase: MPSPVESFELDHCAVKAPYVRHCGVHKVGSDGVVNKFDIRFCQPNKEAMDPAAIHTLEHLLAYTLRKQAAKYDHFDIIDISPMGCQTGFYLVVSGSPTVEEIIDLLEGAMKDALNATEVPAATEQQCGQAKLHDLEAAKSLMRFWLAQDKNELKKVFG, from the coding sequence ATGCCTTCACCGGTGGAAAGCTTTGAATTGGACCATTGCGCCGTCAAAGCGCCGTACGTGCGGCATTGCGGCGTTCATAAAGTCGGCAGCGACGGCGTCGTCAATAAGTTTGACATCCGTTTTTGCCAACCGAACAAAGAGGCGATGGATCCGGCCGCGATTCATACGCTCGAACATTTATTGGCATACACGCTCCGCAAGCAGGCGGCAAAATACGACCACTTTGACATCATCGACATCTCGCCGATGGGCTGCCAAACCGGGTTTTACCTCGTTGTGAGCGGCTCTCCGACTGTCGAAGAGATCATCGATTTGCTTGAAGGGGCGATGAAAGACGCCTTGAACGCGACCGAGGTGCCGGCGGCGACGGAGCAACAATGCGGCCAGGCGAAGCTTCACGACTTAGAGGCGGCGAAAAGCTTGATGCGCTTTTGGCTGGCGCAAGACAAAAATGAGCTGAAAAAGGTGTTTGGCTGA
- the yidD gene encoding membrane protein insertion efficiency factor YidD, with the protein MLIRFYQRFLSPLKPPTCRFSPTCSSYAIEAIRHFGALKGGWLTIKRILKCHPFHPGGFDPVPEPTRHPKRKT; encoded by the coding sequence ATGCTCATCCGCTTTTACCAACGGTTTCTCTCTCCGCTCAAGCCGCCGACATGCCGCTTTTCCCCGACCTGCTCAAGCTACGCAATCGAAGCGATCCGACACTTTGGCGCCCTGAAAGGCGGCTGGCTGACGATCAAGCGCATTTTGAAATGCCACCCGTTCCATCCGGGTGGTTTCGACCCTGTCCCTGAACCGACCCGACATCCGAAACGAAAAACATAA
- a CDS encoding metal ABC transporter substrate-binding protein — protein MRAASIFLSLLLAASALLYGCQSKPEANKTGTSNDRLTIYTTVYPLEDFTKKIGGDLVDVKSIYPPGAEAHTFEPTTKTIEQIAGADAFLYIGHGMEPFAEKLKETLKNEHVQFLAATNGIELLESNHEEGHEEEHQDEHGEEHGHDHGDKDPHVWLDPIRSIAVAENIRDLLVELNPEKKERFNQNFAALKAKLERLDGQFRSVIEKAPKKEMLVAHAAYGYWEDRYGLHQLSVSGLSPTNEPSQKELAALIDLAKRHDIRYVLFERNTPAKIAETVQREIGAKALYLHNLETLTDDDKKQGRDYFNLMEENLKTIQQALR, from the coding sequence ATGAGAGCTGCGTCCATCTTTCTATCCTTGCTTTTAGCGGCCAGCGCCTTGCTATATGGTTGTCAATCGAAACCGGAGGCAAACAAAACCGGGACATCAAATGATCGCCTGACGATTTACACGACCGTCTATCCGTTGGAAGACTTCACGAAAAAGATCGGCGGCGATCTCGTTGACGTGAAAAGCATTTATCCGCCCGGCGCGGAAGCCCATACGTTTGAACCGACGACGAAAACGATCGAGCAAATCGCCGGGGCGGATGCGTTCCTTTACATCGGCCACGGGATGGAGCCGTTCGCCGAAAAGCTGAAGGAAACATTAAAAAATGAGCATGTCCAATTTCTTGCGGCCACAAACGGCATCGAATTGCTTGAATCAAACCACGAAGAGGGGCATGAGGAAGAGCACCAAGACGAACACGGGGAAGAACATGGGCATGACCATGGAGACAAAGACCCGCACGTCTGGCTCGACCCGATCCGCTCGATTGCAGTCGCCGAGAACATCCGCGACTTGCTCGTTGAACTGAACCCTGAAAAAAAGGAACGGTTCAATCAAAACTTTGCGGCGTTAAAGGCCAAACTCGAGCGCCTTGACGGGCAGTTCCGTTCCGTCATCGAAAAAGCGCCCAAAAAAGAGATGCTCGTCGCCCACGCCGCCTACGGCTATTGGGAAGACCGCTACGGCCTCCATCAGCTGAGCGTCTCCGGGCTGTCGCCGACGAACGAGCCGTCGCAAAAAGAGCTGGCCGCGCTCATCGATTTGGCGAAACGCCACGACATCCGCTACGTTCTCTTTGAACGCAACACACCGGCGAAAATCGCCGAAACGGTTCAGCGCGAAATCGGCGCCAAAGCGCTGTATTTGCACAATCTTGAAACGCTGACCGATGACGACAAAAAACAGGGCCGCGATTACTTCAATTTGATGGAAGAAAATCTAAAGACGATCCAACAGGCGCTCCGTTAG
- a CDS encoding S1C family serine protease, with the protein MRKRAMITLPITIILAVCIAASFFLLNTKPDTSHISRAQKLAEYTKPAVVRIVDYAIVEWEFANYDPDVEAYLEQLDYQTVIGASGSGAIISSNGYIVTNAHVVEYSKAEEIDIANAAFEQLVAGVAEYFGVDFDLAYDYMIEYTFYTKVTRGLKVMLPGGDVLDGEIKSYGAPVNQGKDVAVLKVEGKNLPTLPLGNSDNVQNQDDIWVIGYPAAAESDYLSPDSSLVSSMNAGHVSATSKKTEQGSPVIQLDAAATHGNSGGPVINERGEIIGLLTFRGDTVNGQEVQGFNFAVPVNTVKEFVKQAGADQGQGATDTFFREGLTLYWGGYYKDALAKFEAVERLYPGHSEIKRFITDSQQKSGQSKILWSNYQTAFFIFDGVALLLIIGLLLFTFVLKPKQPNNAAAPANGPPMASADLNRDNKAGRQDVPLASQQPPDSGKKDSP; encoded by the coding sequence GTGCGCAAACGAGCGATGATCACGCTCCCGATCACCATTATTTTGGCCGTATGCATCGCCGCTTCCTTCTTTTTGCTGAACACCAAACCGGACACGTCCCATATCTCAAGAGCACAAAAGCTGGCCGAGTACACGAAGCCGGCCGTCGTCCGCATCGTCGATTATGCGATTGTCGAGTGGGAATTTGCCAACTATGATCCGGATGTCGAGGCATACCTAGAGCAGCTTGATTACCAGACGGTGATTGGCGCATCCGGCTCAGGGGCGATCATTAGTTCCAACGGCTACATTGTCACGAACGCCCATGTCGTCGAGTATTCAAAAGCTGAAGAAATCGATATTGCCAACGCCGCTTTCGAGCAACTGGTGGCCGGGGTGGCCGAATACTTTGGCGTCGATTTTGACCTTGCCTACGATTACATGATCGAGTATACGTTTTACACAAAAGTGACGCGCGGCCTGAAAGTCATGTTGCCTGGCGGGGATGTGCTCGACGGGGAAATCAAAAGCTACGGAGCCCCGGTCAACCAAGGGAAGGACGTAGCGGTGTTGAAAGTTGAGGGCAAAAACTTGCCGACGCTGCCGCTTGGCAATTCGGACAACGTCCAAAACCAAGACGACATTTGGGTCATCGGCTATCCCGCAGCTGCGGAATCCGATTACCTTTCTCCCGATTCCTCTTTAGTCTCTTCGATGAACGCCGGCCACGTCTCGGCGACCTCGAAAAAGACCGAACAAGGAAGCCCAGTCATCCAACTTGACGCCGCCGCCACCCATGGAAACAGCGGGGGACCGGTCATCAACGAACGCGGGGAAATCATCGGTTTGCTCACCTTCCGCGGCGACACCGTCAACGGCCAAGAAGTGCAAGGGTTCAACTTTGCCGTTCCGGTCAATACGGTCAAAGAATTTGTCAAGCAAGCCGGCGCCGACCAAGGGCAAGGGGCGACGGACACCTTCTTCCGGGAAGGATTGACGCTCTATTGGGGCGGCTATTATAAAGATGCCCTGGCCAAATTTGAAGCGGTCGAACGCCTCTATCCGGGCCATTCGGAAATTAAACGGTTCATTACCGACAGCCAACAAAAAAGCGGGCAAAGCAAAATTCTTTGGTCGAATTATCAAACCGCCTTCTTCATTTTCGATGGCGTCGCTCTGTTGCTTATCATCGGACTGCTTCTGTTTACCTTTGTGCTTAAACCAAAACAGCCAAACAACGCTGCTGCTCCGGCCAACGGGCCGCCTATGGCGTCGGCCGATTTGAACCGCGACAACAAAGCCGGCCGTCAGGATGTGCCATTGGCCTCGCAGCAGCCCCCCGACAGCGGGAAAAAAGACAGCCCATAA
- a CDS encoding DUF2325 domain-containing protein has protein sequence MASLLVVGADHLGNITDKLANSGFREIIHLNGRKVNMVKRDIPEHVAAVLVMIDYINHNLAKKVKEKAKSKDKPIYFVKRSWSSIYAVLEQLEKHA, from the coding sequence ATGGCATCGCTGCTTGTTGTAGGTGCGGATCATTTAGGCAACATAACCGATAAATTGGCGAATTCCGGGTTTCGTGAGATCATTCATCTGAACGGGCGGAAGGTGAATATGGTGAAGCGTGACATTCCGGAACATGTGGCCGCCGTCTTGGTGATGATCGATTACATTAACCATAACTTGGCGAAAAAGGTGAAAGAGAAAGCGAAAAGCAAAGACAAGCCCATTTATTTTGTCAAGCGGTCGTGGAGTTCCATTTATGCTGTACTTGAACAGTTGGAAAAACATGCATAA
- a CDS encoding DUF1540 domain-containing protein yields the protein MAKDVLCEVRNCHYWADGNRCNADAIYVVSHAGNMASDSSETDCKTFVPADEA from the coding sequence ATGGCAAAAGACGTTCTTTGCGAAGTGCGCAACTGCCATTATTGGGCGGATGGGAATCGCTGCAACGCTGATGCGATTTACGTCGTCAGCCATGCCGGGAACATGGCGTCCGATTCGTCAGAAACGGACTGCAAAACGTTTGTTCCTGCTGATGAAGCATAA
- a CDS encoding o-succinylbenzoate--CoA ligase, with the protein MTTMPNWLKQRAFLTPERTAVRDGERAKTFAELYEASASWARRLAAAGVREGDIVAVLMKNRIEMIEIVHALFLLGARALLQNVRLTPYELGWQLDDSGACLVIADDGLADRFGGDGRVVTIGALAALLEADVPLKETVELDETATIMYTSGTTGTPKGVLQTYGNHWWSAVGSALNLGLHEGDCWLAAVPLFHISGLSIAMRSVIYGMPMYIQPSFDPKEANGLIMGGQVTIMSVVAAMLQRMVAELGEARYPDTFRCMLLGGGPAPQPLLEACKEKGIPVYQTYGMTETSSQIVTLAPEYSLTKLGSAGKPLFPAELCIMQDGKQAAPYEAGEIVVKGPNVTKGYLHRPEATERALRDGWFYTGDIGYVDEEGFLYVLDRRSDLIISGGENVYPAEIEAVLLSHPDVEEAGVTGVEDETWGQVPYAFVKRKQGAAADEDELKQFCRQRLAKYKVPARIYFIDALPRNAAQKLLRRELKTLIPEAEKRASRL; encoded by the coding sequence ATGACTACAATGCCAAACTGGCTGAAGCAGCGGGCGTTTTTAACCCCGGAGCGGACGGCCGTTCGTGACGGGGAGCGGGCGAAAACGTTTGCCGAACTGTACGAAGCGTCAGCGTCATGGGCGCGCCGCCTCGCCGCAGCGGGCGTTCGGGAAGGCGACATCGTGGCCGTTTTGATGAAAAACCGCATCGAGATGATCGAGATCGTCCATGCCTTGTTTTTGCTCGGCGCCCGCGCCTTGCTGCAAAACGTGCGCCTCACGCCCTATGAGCTTGGCTGGCAGCTCGATGACAGCGGCGCGTGTTTGGTGATCGCTGATGATGGCTTGGCTGACCGCTTCGGCGGCGACGGACGGGTGGTGACGATAGGCGCGCTTGCGGCGCTTTTGGAAGCGGACGTTCCGCTCAAGGAAACGGTCGAGTTGGACGAGACGGCGACGATCATGTACACATCGGGAACGACCGGCACCCCGAAAGGCGTGCTGCAAACGTACGGCAACCATTGGTGGAGCGCGGTCGGCTCGGCGCTCAATCTCGGGTTGCACGAAGGCGACTGCTGGCTTGCGGCCGTGCCGCTGTTTCACATCAGCGGCTTGTCGATCGCCATGCGCAGCGTCATTTACGGCATGCCGATGTACATTCAGCCGTCATTTGACCCGAAGGAAGCGAACGGCTTGATTATGGGCGGACAGGTGACGATCATGTCGGTCGTGGCCGCCATGCTGCAACGGATGGTGGCCGAGCTCGGGGAAGCGCGCTATCCGGATACGTTCCGCTGCATGCTGCTTGGCGGCGGGCCGGCGCCGCAGCCGCTGCTTGAGGCGTGCAAGGAAAAAGGCATTCCGGTATACCAGACGTACGGGATGACGGAAACGTCGTCGCAAATCGTGACGTTGGCGCCTGAATACAGCCTGACGAAACTCGGCTCCGCCGGCAAGCCGCTTTTTCCGGCCGAGCTATGCATCATGCAAGACGGAAAACAAGCCGCGCCGTATGAAGCCGGGGAAATTGTCGTCAAAGGGCCGAACGTGACGAAAGGATACTTGCACCGCCCCGAGGCGACGGAGCGGGCGCTCCGCGACGGTTGGTTTTACACCGGCGACATTGGGTATGTCGATGAGGAGGGGTTTTTGTACGTGCTCGACCGCCGCTCCGATCTCATCATTTCCGGCGGGGAGAACGTCTACCCTGCTGAAATTGAAGCGGTGCTGTTGTCACATCCCGATGTCGAAGAAGCCGGGGTGACCGGTGTGGAAGATGAAACGTGGGGGCAAGTGCCGTATGCGTTTGTAAAACGAAAGCAAGGAGCGGCGGCCGATGAGGACGAACTAAAGCAATTTTGCCGCCAGCGGCTCGCCAAATACAAAGTGCCGGCGCGCATTTATTTCATCGACGCACTGCCGCGCAATGCGGCGCAAAAACTGTTGCGCCGCGAGCTGAAAACGTTGATCCCGGAAGCGGAAAAGCGAGCGTCCCGCCTTTAA